The following nucleotide sequence is from Coffea eugenioides isolate CCC68of chromosome 3, Ceug_1.0, whole genome shotgun sequence.
ACTTGCAATCTGACAATGTTGTGAAGAAGGTGAGTCTTCCATCTTTCTTATCTTGTATCGAAGATACCTTTCACAAATCCGAGGAGGACATTCTGTCTCTTTGCCTTAGAttagaaatggaaaaatatgaaTGGGTTATTCACAATTCTATTTTTGCTCGTGGAGTGTTCCGCGAAATTGAGAAAAAGATCACATCACTCAAGcaagaaatcatccaaatttacCTTGCTTTGGCAAGCAGCAGGTCATTTCAATCAAATTCTTGTGTGACAGATGATGAACTGTTGGAATTCATAGACCTCATCCTGCAAAATCTAGCAGATTTGACCAATGACTATATGAATTGGCGAATTCATAAATATGATCCTTTGAGTGCTCCTTTGACTGCTCAAATCCAAGATCTTGAAGCAAAGCTGACATTCTTGAAAAGCTTCATTCCCTTTGCCAAAATGCGAGGAACCGCAGATATTCCTGCCTTGCTATTATCTCACTTTGAAGTGGTGGCTTTGACCGCAGCACGCCTCTCTTACATGTGGTCCTTTTGGAAAAATGTTGAGTACAGAAGTACTTGCAGCTTCAAACTCCTCAGCATCAGAGCGGTTGATTTTCATGTCTACGAGATTTATAAGGAAGTACTTGCAGCTTCAAACTCCTCAGCATCATTACATACAGCAGTGATGGATGAGCGGATATTGAACAACTTCAATGATTCTCTGATAAGTCGTCTCTGGGAGTTGTTATGCTGCAGGTCTAGCTTTGTAGATTCTATGAAAGATCAAATGCGAATACTCTATGCAGGCCTGAGGTTTTTGAGAAGCATTTTAAGGGAGCATCATGAGATGATGGatgaacaaaatgaaaaaattggagCTCTCCTTGGTGAGGCAGGCATTATAATATTCACGCCCACTCTGAGCAGAGTGATAGAAGGAGAAGTTAGCTTCTCAGGATCCACCCAGGTTCTTGATTTTTGTGATATGCTGGCTAGTACCAACATCCATATCAAGAATTTTAAGGATCAGATCAGTGGCTCAAGTACTATAGAGAGTCTTCCTAATTCCTCTCATAGCTTAAGAGCACCAGAAGTTAGCCAGACTTCCAGCCGCATGCTATCAAAAGGTAAAATGCCAATAGACCATGAAGTCATGGTTGGTCTTGATGATGAGGCAGAAAAAGTAATTGAACCACTTATCTCAAGTACTATACAGAGTCTTCCTAATTCCTCTCATAGCTTAAGAGCACCAGAAGTTAGCCAGACTTCCAGCCGCATGCTATCAAAAGGTAAAATGCCAATAGCTCGTGAAATCATGGTTGGTCTTGATGATGAGGCAGCAAAAGTAATTGGACGACTTAGATGGGGATCAAAACAGGTGGAAATTGTTCCCATTGTGGGAATGGCTGGGCTTGGTAAGACAACTTTAGCcaaaaaagtttacaatgataGTTCAGTAACCTGTCACTTCCACATTCGTCTTTGGTGTACTGTTTCTCAAGAATTTAACATGAAAAATGTGTTACTTCAAATTTTGTGCTCTGATGGCAAACATTCTAGGAAGGATGAGTTTCAAAATCTGGATAAACATGCGTTGCTTGAAAAGCTCTATCAAAGGCTATTGAAGAATCGGtatcttgttgtttttgatGATGTCTGGGACATTAAGGTATGGAATGAGCTGAGAATTTCATTCCCAGATGACAAAAACCAAAGTCGGATCATCTTCACGAGTCGATCTTCTAATGTAGCTTCACAGGTTCAATATGGTAGAGAACCTCACAAGATTCGCTGCCTTACTGTCGAAGAGAGTTTCGAATTGCTGCAGAAGAAGGTgtttggagaagaagaagaatgtcCTCAAGCATTGCATGAATTGGGAATGGAGATTGTCAAAAAGTGCTGGGGATTACCCTTTGCAGTTGTTGTTGTAGCTGGAATTCTAGCAACTATAAAGCATGATATTTTGCTTTGGGAAAAGTTTGCTGAAAGTTTAACTTCAACCATGGTGTCTGGTACAGACCAGTGGAAGAAGTCATTGGAGCTCAGTTATGAGCATTTACCATATCACTTGAAGGCATGCTTGCTGTATTTTGCTGCATTTCCAGAAGATGAAAAAATTGGTGCCAAGAAGTTGATGTGTCTATGGATTGCAGAAGGATTTGTGGAAATAATTGAAGGAGAGAAATCAGAGGATATTGCAGAAGAATATCTGATGGACCTAATTGGCCGAAACCTAGTTATGGTAGGTAAGAACAGATCCATTGGTGGAGTCAAAACTTGTTACATTCACGATTTGATATTTGAGTTCTGTAAGGGCAAggcgaaagaaaagaaattcctTCAGGTCCTGGGAGGATATGATGAGCTTTCTACCTTTAATGAGCCTCCCAACCTACCTCGGTTGTCCATTTGCTCCAGTGTAGAAGATTTTATAAAGTCAAGGCTATTTTGTCCGCATTTAGCCAGTCTGCTACTCTTTGATGCTACTCCAAGATATGATAAGTTGTTTAATATCTCCTTCCTTTTTTGCATCTACAAACATCTTAACGTTCTGAATTTAGAGGGCATTAACCTAAGGCTGAAGGAGCTTCCAGCTGAAGTCGAGTCACTTCTTTGTTTGAGGTACTTAGCCCTTGAAGCAGAGGACATGCAATTCATTCCACCATCTATAGCCAAGCTCTCACATTTGGAAACCTTTTGGCTACATTCCAACTTGGTCGTTTCATTGCCAGATAGCATCTGGAACATGAAGAAGTTGAGGCATATACATGTAAGAGGGCGCGTTGCTATTCATCTGCCTTCCAACGACAACGGTGTTGAAAACCTCTCCACTTTACCCAATTTAGACACACTCTCTTGCTTGTGTCTTTTTAAAGAGGGAGAGAACTTATTGAGAAGGATTCCCAACGTTCGCCAACTTAAAATTTCCGATTATCACACTGGAAATGGAGTGTTGAACATGAGTCAACTAGAATGCCTAGAATCACTCACCTGGTGGGGCAATTACTCCTCAGGTTCATGGGAACATGTTGAGGTTCCCTTTCCCatgaatttgaagaagttgaGTCTTGAAAATCTGGGTCTTCCCTGTAGTAAAATGTCATTGATTGAAGAACTACCCAACCTTGAAGTCCTCGAATTAAGACTGCAGTCAATGGACGGCCAAAGATGGGAGCTGATGGAAGGAGGATTCCCTAAACTCAGGGTCTTGACTTTGACATATTTTAAGGTTGTGGAGTGGACAGAGACAGACCCTGACAGTGATGATTACTTCCCGTGTCTTCAGCAATTAAATCTCGACAGTACTCGTATTTTGAAAATGATGCCTTCTTGTTTAGGGCGT
It contains:
- the LOC113766145 gene encoding putative late blight resistance protein homolog R1B-17, encoding MATTCSIDRVLLGLELLLNRFRDNFSLSHVGGNLLLDVRDAIRHMKFLKTFLMCARKWSLVHLYLQSDNVVKKVSLPSFLSCIEDTFHKSEEDILSLCLRLEMEKYEWVIHNSIFARGVFREIEKKITSLKQEIIQIYLALASSRSFQSNSCVTDDELLEFIDLILQNLADLTNDYMNWRIHKYDPLSAPLTAQIQDLEAKLTFLKSFIPFAKMRGTADIPALLLSHFEVVALTAARLSYMWSFWKNVEYRSTCSFKLLSIRAVDFHVYEIYKEVLAASNSSASLHTAVMDERILNNFNDSLISRLWELLCCRSSFVDSMKDQMRILYAGLRFLRSILREHHEMMDEQNEKIGALLGEAGIIIFTPTLSRVIEGEVSFSGSTQVLDFCDMLASTNIHIKNFKDQISGSSTIESLPNSSHSLRAPEVSQTSSRMLSKGKMPIDHEVMVGLDDEAEKVIEPLISSTIQSLPNSSHSLRAPEVSQTSSRMLSKGKMPIAREIMVGLDDEAAKVIGRLRWGSKQVEIVPIVGMAGLGKTTLAKKVYNDSSVTCHFHIRLWCTVSQEFNMKNVLLQILCSDGKHSRKDEFQNLDKHALLEKLYQRLLKNRYLVVFDDVWDIKVWNELRISFPDDKNQSRIIFTSRSSNVASQVQYGREPHKIRCLTVEESFELLQKKVFGEEEECPQALHELGMEIVKKCWGLPFAVVVVAGILATIKHDILLWEKFAESLTSTMVSGTDQWKKSLELSYEHLPYHLKACLLYFAAFPEDEKIGAKKLMCLWIAEGFVEIIEGEKSEDIAEEYLMDLIGRNLVMVGKNRSIGGVKTCYIHDLIFEFCKGKAKEKKFLQVLGGYDELSTFNEPPNLPRLSICSSVEDFIKSRLFCPHLASLLLFDATPRYDKLFNISFLFCIYKHLNVLNLEGINLRLKELPAEVESLLCLRYLALEAEDMQFIPPSIAKLSHLETFWLHSNLVVSLPDSIWNMKKLRHIHVRGRVAIHLPSNDNGVENLSTLPNLDTLSCLCLFKEGENLLRRIPNVRQLKISDYHTGNGVLNMSQLECLESLTWWGNYSSGSWEHVEVPFPMNLKKLSLENLGLPCSKMSLIEELPNLEVLELRLQSMDGQRWELMEGGFPKLRVLTLTYFKGVYQLLKRLRSTIAEIVSNL